The Methanospirillum lacunae genome includes a window with the following:
- a CDS encoding cupin domain-containing protein, giving the protein MGVSLKDIITGKETGGAFSYHLVKITRHCEVPSHDHETQWEWNVILKGTGSFVIQEKETQVTTGETYVTPPGISHTVKAGNSELVITAVFVPALG; this is encoded by the coding sequence GTGGGAGTCTCACTTAAGGATATCATAACAGGGAAAGAAACCGGCGGGGCATTCAGTTATCACCTTGTCAAGATCACCAGGCACTGTGAAGTGCCTTCGCATGATCATGAGACACAGTGGGAATGGAATGTAATTCTAAAGGGAACTGGTTCGTTTGTCATCCAGGAAAAGGAGACGCAGGTAACCACCGGAGAGACGTATGTTACTCCCCCTGGTATTTCTCACACCGTCAAGGCAGGAAATAGTGAGCTGGTTATAACCGCTGTCTTTGTCCCTGCCCTCGGGTGA
- a CDS encoding type B DNA-directed DNA polymerase: protein MSSSGTFILDSCRTKKGISFWQITDGRLEITHHTYSPSFLIHFREPDLHRTVIEELHSTYGIAECSFRSIYEEYQGYKVDAGREVAEEIEKQTNYKVSLFNVDIRPEQQFAAEHAIVPGGICGVDRFNPVHEFPGTTMEIAFSENPHRSEHTGTISVTDLDRQRPYILEGSDRQNIDDLCDIVQTCDPDLILFPDYDRWSSYICDLADKWGIVNTLSRTGRFRRLSSRSYFSYGRMEHRLGAMVPEGRVIVDTRQSFMYREGDARGIFLASRLSGLSPNLTCRLTPGTLVSSYEVYEALARGIAVPFRKNDAEAHRRIEDMRLDYRGGLTLQPQPGIYEDVTQIDFTSFYPSIIVKYNLSPETLKYPEKTGFLASVLRPILDLRQITKQRKRVDPTYAGMDGILKWMLVTCFGYTGYKNARFGRIEVHEQITLRATELLQECVSTIGDLRGRVLHAIIDCLFIQECDPLKAQFEIEKLTDIKTEIEQYDWIVFLPQIDGTGSYGNYYGRLMNGKIKARGVAARRRNTPAYIRQMQEAMLTLMAHEHEVNAIASHWSEVRDLYRQYSNGLRDADPRDLVIKRRIGKERYQNKCIPQAVIDVYRQYGVELVPGMDASFIVRDEKGLLVDPSFDPKGIDARYYQRLLDRAWKEIEFVHKVSETY from the coding sequence ATGAGCAGTTCAGGCACATTTATTCTTGATTCATGCAGGACCAAGAAGGGTATCAGTTTTTGGCAGATCACTGATGGCAGACTTGAGATAACACATCACACCTACTCTCCCTCGTTTCTGATACATTTCAGGGAGCCAGATCTTCATCGCACTGTCATAGAAGAACTCCATTCCACCTATGGGATCGCAGAATGCTCGTTCAGATCTATCTACGAAGAATACCAGGGCTATAAGGTTGATGCAGGAAGAGAAGTTGCAGAGGAGATTGAGAAACAGACCAATTACAAGGTTTCTTTATTTAATGTAGATATAAGACCGGAACAGCAGTTTGCTGCAGAACATGCCATTGTTCCCGGAGGTATCTGTGGGGTGGACCGGTTCAATCCAGTACACGAATTTCCTGGCACAACAATGGAGATCGCCTTCTCTGAGAATCCACATCGGTCAGAGCATACCGGAACTATTTCAGTGACAGATCTGGATCGACAGAGACCATACATCCTGGAAGGATCAGACAGACAGAACATTGATGATCTCTGTGATATTGTTCAAACCTGTGATCCTGATCTGATCCTCTTTCCCGATTATGATCGCTGGTCATCGTACATTTGTGATCTGGCAGATAAGTGGGGTATTGTAAATACGTTAAGTCGGACTGGACGATTTAGAAGACTTTCATCAAGATCATATTTTTCATACGGACGAATGGAACACCGGCTCGGGGCAATGGTTCCGGAAGGACGGGTTATTGTTGATACACGGCAGAGTTTTATGTACCGGGAAGGAGATGCCAGGGGAATCTTTCTTGCCTCCCGCCTCTCCGGGCTCTCGCCTAACCTGACCTGCAGGCTCACACCCGGGACTCTTGTCTCAAGTTACGAGGTATATGAGGCCCTGGCCCGAGGGATTGCTGTTCCGTTCAGAAAAAACGATGCCGAGGCACACCGGAGAATTGAAGATATGAGGCTTGATTACCGAGGAGGCTTGACACTGCAGCCACAACCCGGGATCTACGAAGATGTAACCCAGATTGACTTCACGTCGTTTTATCCTTCAATCATTGTAAAGTATAACCTCTCACCCGAGACTCTGAAATACCCGGAAAAAACCGGATTTTTAGCATCTGTGCTCAGACCGATACTCGATCTCAGGCAGATCACCAAACAGAGGAAGCGGGTCGATCCCACGTATGCCGGGATGGATGGAATTCTAAAATGGATGCTCGTGACATGTTTCGGGTATACCGGGTACAAAAATGCCAGGTTCGGAAGGATCGAAGTTCACGAGCAGATCACACTCAGAGCTACAGAACTGCTCCAGGAGTGTGTCTCAACAATTGGCGATCTCCGGGGCAGGGTTCTTCATGCAATTATTGATTGTCTCTTTATCCAGGAATGTGATCCGCTGAAAGCCCAGTTTGAGATAGAGAAACTCACCGACATTAAAACCGAGATTGAGCAGTATGACTGGATCGTGTTTCTTCCCCAGATTGACGGGACCGGTTCATATGGAAATTATTATGGGAGGCTTATGAACGGGAAGATAAAAGCCAGGGGAGTTGCTGCAAGGCGGAGGAACACACCGGCATATATCAGGCAGATGCAGGAAGCGATGCTGACCCTGATGGCTCATGAGCATGAAGTCAATGCAATTGCATCCCACTGGTCAGAGGTCAGGGATCTCTATCGTCAGTATTCAAACGGGCTCAGGGATGCTGATCCGAGGGATCTGGTAATAAAGAGGAGAATCGGAAAAGAACGATATCAAAATAAGTGTATTCCCCAGGCTGTCATTGATGTGTATCGACAGTATGGCGTCGAACTGGTTCCCGGGATGGATGCCTCGTTTATTGTCAGGGATGAAAAAGGGCTGCTCGTTGATCCCTCATTTGATCCAAAAGGAATTGATGCCAGGTATTATCAACGGCTTTTGGACCGGGCCTGGAAAGAGATTGAATTTGTCCACAAAGTCAGTGAGACGTATTGA